In Bacillus cytotoxicus NVH 391-98, the following are encoded in one genomic region:
- a CDS encoding DUF4024 domain-containing protein: MVGLSVTILYLFCDEKVNFWFCLRFMQKNELLLTRLE, translated from the coding sequence ATGGTAGGGCTTTCAGTGACAATTTTGTATCTATTCTGTGACGAAAAAGTAAACTTTTGGTTTTGTTTAAGATTTATGCAAAAAAATGAGTTATTATTAACACGTCTTGAATGA
- a CDS encoding DoxX family protein — MMNMGLLIIRLIIGISFMGHAAQKLFGWFGGYGLKGTGGWMESIGLRPGVFMAFMAGATELLGGFLFAAGVFTWVGALLIVGTMLVAIITVHGKNGFWVTENGFEYNLILIAVAVGIALIGPGAYTLF, encoded by the coding sequence ATGATGAACATGGGTCTACTTATTATTCGTCTTATTATCGGAATTTCATTTATGGGGCATGCTGCTCAAAAATTATTCGGCTGGTTTGGTGGCTACGGCCTAAAAGGAACAGGCGGCTGGATGGAATCTATCGGCTTACGTCCTGGTGTATTTATGGCCTTTATGGCTGGTGCAACTGAACTATTAGGTGGTTTCTTATTCGCAGCAGGTGTCTTCACTTGGGTTGGTGCACTACTTATTGTCGGTACAATGTTAGTTGCAATTATTACAGTTCATGGCAAAAACGGTTTCTGGGTAACAGAAAATGGATTCGAATATAACTTAATCTTAATTGCTGTTGCAGTAGGTATTGCTTTAATCGGCCCTGGTGCTTATACTTTATTTTAA
- the glyA gene encoding serine hydroxymethyltransferase, translated as MDHLKRQDEKVFAAIEAELGRQRSKIELIASENFVSEAVMEAQGSVLTNKYAEGYPGKRYYGGCEHVDVVEDIARDRVKEIFGAEHVNVQPHSGAQANMAVYFTILEHGDTVLGMNLSHGGHLTHGSPVNFSGVQYNFVEYGVDAETHRINYDDVLAKAKEHKPKLIVAGASAYPRVIDFKRFREIADEVGAYLMVDMAHIAGLVAAGLHPNPVPHAHFVTTTTHKTLRGPRGGMILCEEKFAKQIDKSIFPGIQGGPLMHVIAAKAVAFGEALQDDFKTYAQNIIHNAQRLAEGLQKEGLTLVSGGTDNHLILIDVRNLNITGKVAEHVLDEVGITVNKNTIPFETASPFVTSGVRIGTAAVTSRGFGLEEMDEIASIIAHTLKNHEDETALEEARKRVAVLTSKFPMYTDL; from the coding sequence GTGGATCATTTAAAACGTCAAGATGAAAAGGTATTTGCTGCAATTGAAGCGGAATTAGGAAGACAGCGTTCAAAAATTGAGTTAATTGCTTCGGAAAACTTCGTAAGCGAAGCTGTAATGGAAGCACAAGGTTCTGTTTTAACAAATAAGTATGCGGAAGGGTATCCTGGTAAACGTTACTATGGCGGTTGTGAGCATGTAGACGTAGTAGAGGATATTGCACGCGATCGTGTGAAAGAGATCTTTGGTGCTGAACATGTAAATGTTCAACCGCATTCTGGTGCACAAGCGAACATGGCTGTATACTTCACAATTTTAGAGCATGGAGATACAGTTCTTGGTATGAATTTATCTCATGGCGGTCATTTGACACACGGAAGTCCTGTTAACTTTAGTGGAGTGCAATATAATTTTGTAGAATATGGTGTGGATGCTGAAACTCATCGTATTAACTACGACGATGTGTTAGCAAAAGCAAAAGAACATAAACCAAAACTAATCGTTGCAGGTGCAAGTGCATATCCTCGTGTGATCGATTTCAAAAGATTTCGTGAAATTGCAGATGAAGTAGGGGCATATTTAATGGTGGATATGGCTCATATTGCAGGTTTAGTTGCAGCGGGCTTACATCCGAATCCAGTGCCACATGCACATTTTGTTACGACAACAACACATAAAACATTACGCGGTCCACGCGGTGGTATGATTTTATGTGAAGAGAAATTTGCAAAGCAAATTGATAAATCAATCTTCCCTGGTATTCAAGGCGGTCCACTTATGCATGTCATCGCTGCAAAAGCTGTTGCATTTGGGGAAGCACTTCAAGATGACTTTAAAACATATGCGCAAAATATTATTCATAATGCACAGCGTTTAGCAGAAGGACTTCAAAAAGAAGGACTTACACTCGTTTCTGGTGGAACGGATAACCACCTGATTTTAATTGATGTTCGCAACTTAAATATTACAGGAAAAGTGGCAGAACATGTATTAGATGAAGTAGGTATTACAGTAAACAAAAATACAATTCCATTTGAAACAGCAAGTCCATTTGTAACAAGTGGTGTACGTATCGGTACAGCGGCTGTAACATCTCGTGGCTTTGGCTTAGAAGAAATGGATGAAATCGCATCAATTATTGCACATACATTAAAAAATCACGAAGACGAAACTGCATTAGAAGAAGCTCGTAAACGTGTAGCTGTATTAACAAGTAAGTTTCCAATGTACACTGATTTATAA
- a CDS encoding DUF3935 domain-containing protein, translating into MTRVKQIFGIMISFFVFWFSMLGVQMFAEFLDIDSFKFIVGKTETARAFYSPYPFLIVFLLTLLSLYFFVIKLGKPKKANNILPEENKEQI; encoded by the coding sequence ATGACAAGAGTAAAACAAATTTTTGGAATCATGATTAGTTTTTTTGTCTTTTGGTTTAGCATGCTCGGAGTACAAATGTTTGCTGAATTTCTAGATATCGATTCTTTCAAATTTATTGTAGGTAAAACAGAAACAGCTCGTGCGTTTTATTCACCGTATCCATTTTTAATTGTATTTTTGCTTACATTGCTATCTTTATATTTCTTTGTTATAAAGCTTGGGAAACCAAAGAAGGCAAACAATATTCTTCCTGAGGAAAATAAAGAGCAAATTTGA
- the upp gene encoding uracil phosphoribosyltransferase has protein sequence MGKLYVFDHPLIQHKITYIRDKNTGTKEFRELVDEVASLMAFEITRDLPLEEIEIETPVSKAKTKVIAGKKLGLIPILRAGLGMVDGILKLIPAAKVGHIGLYRDPKTLQPVEYYVKLPTDVEERDFIVLDPMLATGGSAAEAINSLKKRGAKHIKLMCIVAAPEGVKVVQEEHPDVDIYVAALDEKLNDHGYVVPGLGDAGDRLFGTK, from the coding sequence ATGGGAAAACTGTATGTATTTGATCACCCGTTAATTCAACATAAGATTACATATATTCGCGATAAAAATACAGGTACAAAAGAGTTTCGTGAATTAGTGGATGAAGTAGCAAGCTTAATGGCTTTTGAAATTACACGTGATCTTCCACTTGAAGAGATTGAAATTGAAACACCTGTGAGCAAAGCAAAAACAAAAGTGATCGCTGGGAAGAAGCTAGGTTTAATTCCAATTTTACGTGCAGGTTTAGGAATGGTGGACGGAATTCTGAAATTAATTCCAGCAGCAAAAGTGGGACATATCGGTTTATACCGTGACCCAAAAACATTGCAACCGGTAGAATACTATGTGAAACTTCCAACGGATGTAGAAGAACGTGACTTTATCGTACTAGATCCGATGTTAGCAACAGGTGGTTCTGCAGCTGAAGCAATTAACTCTTTGAAAAAGCGCGGTGCGAAACATATTAAATTAATGTGTATCGTAGCTGCACCAGAAGGAGTAAAAGTTGTACAAGAAGAGCATCCTGATGTTGATATTTATGTAGCAGCATTAGATGAAAAATTAAATGACCACGGTTATGTTGTTCCAGGTTTAGGTGATGCTGGAGACCGACTATTTGGAACGAAGTAA
- a CDS encoding manganese efflux pump MntP, producing the protein MIEQFIPLIIMAFALGMDAFSVSLGMGMVTLKVRQIFYIGVTIGIFHILMPFLGMVLGRLLSEKFGQIATLAGAILLIGLGFYIVYSSLLENEDTRAAPAGISLLIFAFSVSIDSFSVGLSLGIYGAQMIWTILLFGFISMILAWAGLLLGRHAKHMLGTYGEVFGGIILVGFGLYLLFPL; encoded by the coding sequence ATGATTGAACAATTCATACCTTTAATCATTATGGCTTTTGCCTTAGGAATGGATGCATTTTCTGTAAGCCTCGGCATGGGGATGGTCACGCTTAAAGTCCGACAAATTTTTTATATTGGGGTAACAATCGGTATATTTCATATTCTGATGCCCTTTTTAGGGATGGTTCTTGGACGACTGTTATCAGAAAAATTTGGTCAAATTGCTACACTCGCTGGGGCTATTTTGTTAATTGGGTTAGGTTTTTATATTGTGTACTCTTCACTTTTAGAAAATGAAGATACAAGGGCGGCTCCTGCCGGGATTAGTTTGCTTATATTCGCATTTAGTGTAAGTATTGATAGCTTTTCAGTCGGGTTAAGCCTCGGGATTTATGGGGCACAGATGATTTGGACGATATTGCTTTTTGGCTTCATCAGCATGATTTTAGCGTGGGCTGGCTTATTATTAGGAAGACATGCAAAGCATATGCTTGGTACATATGGAGAAGTTTTTGGGGGGATCATTCTAGTTGGATTTGGATTGTATCTTCTTTTTCCGCTATAA
- the rpiB gene encoding ribose 5-phosphate isomerase B, producing MKVVVASDHGGINIRKEIVNLLEELNIEYIDLGCECEAGSVDYPDFAFPAAEMVAKGEVDRGILICGTGIGMSIAANKVHGIRCALVHDTFSARATREHNDSNMLAMGERVIGAGLARDIAKIWLTTDYEGGRHENRVGKIKTYEEK from the coding sequence ATGAAAGTAGTAGTAGCATCTGATCACGGCGGTATCAATATCCGCAAAGAAATTGTAAATCTATTAGAAGAGCTAAACATTGAGTATATTGATTTAGGATGTGAGTGTGAGGCAGGATCTGTTGATTACCCTGATTTTGCATTTCCAGCAGCAGAAATGGTTGCAAAAGGTGAAGTAGATCGTGGTATTTTAATTTGTGGTACAGGCATTGGTATGTCAATTGCGGCAAATAAAGTTCACGGCATTCGTTGCGCATTAGTTCATGATACATTTAGTGCAAGAGCAACTAGAGAACACAATGATAGCAACATGTTAGCGATGGGTGAGCGTGTTATTGGCGCTGGCTTAGCACGTGATATCGCAAAAATTTGGTTAACAACTGATTATGAGGGTGGCCGTCACGAAAATCGTGTAGGAAAAATTAAAACATACGAAGAAAAATAA
- a CDS encoding flavin reductase family protein: MISINPNEQTERENYKLLTGSIIPRPVAFVTSLTQDGVLNGAPYSYFNIVAANPPLISVSVQRKEGHRKDTSRNAIEKGEFVVHISDESYVEAINETAANLPPHQSEIERAKLTPIDSDVISVPGVKEANIRMECVLERAIPLGGTEESPACDLLIGRVVRFHVAEHLYENGRIHAEGLKPVSRLAGHNYAKLGEQFELVRPI, translated from the coding sequence ATGATTTCCATTAACCCAAACGAACAAACAGAACGAGAGAATTATAAATTGTTAACGGGAAGTATTATCCCGCGCCCTGTCGCATTCGTCACTTCTTTGACACAAGATGGCGTTTTAAACGGGGCTCCTTACAGCTATTTTAATATTGTTGCTGCCAATCCTCCGCTCATCTCTGTTTCTGTACAAAGAAAAGAAGGTCATCGCAAAGATACATCACGAAATGCAATTGAAAAAGGAGAATTTGTTGTACATATTTCCGATGAATCTTATGTGGAAGCTATTAATGAAACCGCTGCAAATCTTCCTCCTCATCAAAGTGAAATTGAACGTGCAAAATTGACTCCTATTGATAGTGATGTTATTTCTGTACCAGGTGTAAAAGAAGCAAATATTCGAATGGAGTGTGTATTAGAACGCGCGATTCCTCTTGGCGGAACAGAGGAATCCCCAGCATGCGATCTACTCATTGGGCGTGTTGTTCGTTTTCATGTTGCTGAACACTTATATGAAAACGGGCGTATCCATGCTGAAGGACTAAAACCAGTCAGCCGACTAGCTGGTCATAACTATGCGAAACTAGGCGAACAATTTGAATTAGTGCGCCCTATTTAA
- a CDS encoding L-threonylcarbamoyladenylate synthase, which yields MHTNMWVVDNSVEIKKDYPQLQEAAKLLRENEAVAFPTETVYGLGANAMNDEAIVKIFEAKGRPSDNPLIVHIGSKSQLTDIVREVPPVAEVLMKHFWPGPLTIILPKKDGISEKVTAGLDTVGVRMPDHEVALALIEAANVPVAAPSANRSGRPSPTLASHVYEDLNGKIAGIVDGGATGVGVESTVIDCTSKVPTILRPGGITKEQLEEVIGPVSFDPALKDEKEKPKAPGMKYTHYAPKAPLSIVEGSRDFIQQLVEKKKREGYTVGVLTTEEYQHVYQADVVLSCGLRRDLASVATKLYDVLRTFDTSKVDCIFSESFPNEGIGNAIMNRLIKAAGHHIIVEE from the coding sequence ATGCATACAAATATGTGGGTTGTGGATAATTCTGTGGAAATAAAAAAAGATTATCCACAATTACAAGAAGCAGCAAAATTATTACGAGAAAATGAGGCAGTTGCGTTTCCGACAGAAACAGTATACGGACTTGGAGCAAACGCAATGAATGATGAAGCCATTGTAAAAATATTTGAAGCAAAGGGCAGACCAAGTGATAATCCTCTTATTGTTCATATTGGCTCGAAGTCACAATTAACTGATATTGTTAGGGAGGTTCCACCTGTTGCCGAAGTGTTAATGAAGCACTTTTGGCCAGGGCCACTGACAATTATTTTACCGAAAAAGGACGGTATTTCAGAGAAGGTTACAGCAGGGCTAGATACAGTTGGTGTTAGGATGCCTGACCATGAAGTAGCACTGGCGCTTATTGAAGCAGCAAACGTTCCAGTTGCAGCACCAAGTGCTAATCGTTCTGGACGCCCAAGTCCGACTTTAGCTTCTCACGTATATGAAGATTTGAATGGAAAAATTGCGGGGATTGTTGATGGTGGAGCAACTGGTGTTGGAGTTGAATCGACAGTCATTGACTGCACAAGTAAGGTGCCAACCATTTTACGTCCAGGCGGGATTACGAAAGAGCAGTTAGAAGAAGTAATTGGTCCGGTTTCTTTTGATCCAGCGCTGAAAGATGAAAAGGAAAAACCGAAAGCGCCAGGGATGAAATATACGCATTATGCCCCGAAGGCACCACTTAGTATTGTGGAAGGGTCGCGTGACTTTATTCAACAACTTGTGGAGAAAAAGAAACGAGAGGGATATACGGTTGGTGTATTAACAACAGAAGAATATCAGCACGTATATCAGGCGGATGTTGTATTATCTTGTGGATTAAGAAGGGATTTAGCAAGTGTTGCAACAAAATTATATGATGTGCTCAGAACGTTTGATACAAGCAAGGTAGATTGCATTTTTAGTGAATCGTTTCCAAATGAAGGAATTGGAAATGCAATTATGAATCGTTTAATAAAAGCGGCAGGGCACCATATTATTGTTGAAGAATAG
- a CDS encoding PTS sugar transporter subunit IIA, producing the protein MFKKLFGFGSKTNEETIVAPLTGEVKNIEEVPDPVFAGRMMGDGIAIVPTEGVVVSPVDGEIVQLFHTKHAVGIKAKNGTEILIHVGLETVKMEGEGFEAHVSEGQAVKKGDKLISFDLEIIREKAKSTITPVVITNTDAAESIKTTVGVSATKGETEVMKVIMK; encoded by the coding sequence ATGTTTAAAAAATTATTCGGTTTTGGTTCAAAAACAAATGAAGAAACAATCGTAGCTCCGTTAACTGGAGAAGTGAAAAATATTGAAGAAGTACCAGATCCAGTATTCGCTGGTCGCATGATGGGGGATGGTATTGCAATCGTTCCAACTGAAGGTGTTGTTGTATCTCCTGTCGATGGTGAAATCGTTCAATTATTCCATACGAAACATGCTGTTGGTATTAAGGCGAAGAATGGTACAGAAATTTTAATTCATGTTGGCTTAGAAACTGTAAAAATGGAAGGTGAAGGTTTCGAAGCTCACGTATCTGAAGGGCAAGCTGTAAAGAAAGGCGATAAATTAATTTCTTTCGATTTAGAAATCATTCGTGAAAAAGCAAAAAGTACAATTACACCAGTTGTTATTACAAATACAGACGCGGCTGAATCTATTAAAACAACTGTAGGCGTATCAGCTACAAAAGGTGAAACAGAAGTAATGAAAGTGATAATGAAATAA
- a CDS encoding low molecular weight protein arginine phosphatase: MKRVLFVCTGNTCRSPMAEALLRHYGGGNFEVQSAGVFASPGSDASMHAKEALAKKGISINHASKQVTEILIDWADIILTMTENHKQLLLGYYPKAKEKLHTLYEFTEGINKDISDPFGGSLSIYETTLVEMEKLVQSLLEKHSES; the protein is encoded by the coding sequence ATGAAGCGAGTATTGTTTGTTTGTACTGGAAATACATGTCGCAGTCCAATGGCAGAGGCATTGCTTCGTCATTATGGCGGAGGGAATTTTGAAGTGCAATCTGCTGGTGTTTTTGCAAGCCCTGGAAGTGATGCATCTATGCATGCTAAGGAGGCATTAGCTAAGAAAGGAATTTCAATCAATCATGCTTCTAAGCAAGTGACAGAAATATTAATTGATTGGGCTGATATCATTTTGACTATGACAGAAAACCATAAACAGCTTTTGTTAGGCTATTATCCGAAAGCAAAAGAAAAACTGCATACATTATATGAATTTACAGAAGGTATAAATAAAGATATTTCAGATCCATTTGGTGGATCGCTCTCTATTTATGAGACAACTCTAGTAGAGATGGAAAAACTTGTACAAAGTTTGTTGGAAAAACATTCAGAGTCCTAA
- a CDS encoding AtpZ/AtpI family protein produces the protein MQKNDRSPIKAYALMSGILAQLVGSILVGIFGGQWIDSKVGTFPLFLVIGLLLGLGTGIYAMIRLIRHYYSGEQ, from the coding sequence TTGCAAAAAAACGATCGCAGCCCTATAAAAGCATATGCTTTAATGTCAGGGATTTTGGCTCAGCTAGTCGGTTCCATTCTTGTTGGGATTTTTGGTGGGCAATGGATTGACAGTAAGGTTGGAACGTTTCCTTTGTTTCTAGTTATCGGCTTACTACTAGGGTTAGGAACAGGGATTTATGCAATGATTCGACTCATTCGACATTACTATTCGGGAGAGCAATGA
- a CDS encoding TIGR01440 family protein encodes MMEIVKVKEQLQTLLSDFQEQASLQSGQIFVVGCSTSEVLGERIGTSGTMKVAEAIFSELIQFQKQTGVALVFQCCEHLNRALVVEKEVALKHGFEIVTVTPVRSAGGALATYAYHNFKDPVVVEFIKADAGIDIGDTFIGMHLKHVAVPVRTSIKEVGNAHVTMAKTRAKLIGGARAVYKAAEETMICR; translated from the coding sequence ATGATGGAAATAGTAAAAGTAAAAGAGCAGCTACAAACATTGCTTTCTGATTTTCAAGAACAAGCTTCTTTACAAAGTGGTCAAATTTTTGTAGTAGGCTGTAGTACAAGTGAAGTGCTCGGAGAAAGAATTGGAACTTCAGGGACGATGAAAGTAGCCGAAGCGATTTTTTCTGAACTAATACAATTTCAAAAACAGACAGGTGTCGCATTAGTGTTTCAATGTTGTGAGCATTTAAATCGTGCTTTAGTGGTAGAAAAAGAAGTCGCTTTGAAACATGGTTTTGAAATTGTGACCGTTACGCCTGTTAGATCAGCAGGGGGGGCATTGGCGACATATGCGTATCATAATTTTAAAGATCCTGTAGTAGTAGAATTTATAAAAGCAGACGCAGGTATCGATATCGGTGATACATTTATTGGTATGCATTTAAAACATGTGGCGGTTCCTGTTCGTACAAGTATAAAAGAGGTTGGGAATGCACATGTAACAATGGCTAAAACGCGCGCGAAACTAATTGGGGGAGCGCGTGCTGTATATAAAGCGGCAGAAGAAACAATGATTTGTCGTTAA